Part of the Flavobacterium alkalisoli genome is shown below.
GCCCACACCGTCTTCGTCGGCAATGGTGTTAGTGGGTGCAATACCATATTTGGACTGCAGTATCCTCGCCCGGCCTACAACCACATCCAGCCCCGACTTTGCAATTTCTTCCCGAGCTATGCAAACCCACCCGTGCCATACCCTTAAAATGGTTTTGTCTTTTCCCTTGCGGGCAACATCTATAGTGAGGAATTTGGCACCCTCTGGTTTTAGATGTATGGGGTTAAAATAGTCGGCAATGCTGTCGTGGTCAATTAATGTGGCAGGGTCGTCGTCATACTCCCAGTTGCCGTAATACAGCCTTTCCCTGCTGTTTTTATCAAGCCGAAGCAACGACTTTAAATAACTGGGGTGCAGGTGCGGATTATCGGTAGGGAGCGATTGTATAAACCTGCGATAGGGAGGCAGGGCATTATCGCGGGCGGGTTTGTAAAACTCCTTATACGCCCAGTTTTTGGCAGGGTTACAACTGCCCAGCATTTTAGGGATAAGCTTGTATTCGTTGAGTTTGTATCGGATACGCGACTTAACGATTTGCCATGCCGGATAAGCCACCTGGCTGCATTCGTCTATAAACGCACCGGTGATTTCGAGAGAACCCAGCGAGTCAAAATTTGGGTCGGAAGGGTAGAGGAACAGGTCTTTAAGGATAATCTCGCTGCCGTTTTTCCACAGTATGATATGATCGGCCGACTTATAGGTAAACTGACTACCCAAGCGTAGTTGTGCAGCCAACTCAAAAAAGGTATTGAGCGTGGTTTCCCTAAGTGTTTTGAGCTTGCTGCGCCCCATAAGCCAGCGCGTGCCGGGGTGGGTAAGGCACATTTCCATAAGCCAAAGGCAGCCCAGGGCACTCTTGCCGCCACCGGCTGCCCCGCCATACAGCACCTCTTCGGTTATTGTGTCTTTAAGGTAAAATATGGCGTGTTCCTGCTTAATCAGCAGTTTCATGGGGGTTTAGGCCTGAGCCCAGATTTAGGGTTATACTTTTAGCGGAGTCGGTATCATCGTCGTCATACTTATCGCTCCACTGCTGCGGATTCCTGTTCTTTAACCAAAACTGCTGACTACGGAAGTCGGCCGGAATGTGTTTTTCCACCTCTACAATCTCCACGCGTTCCTTTTCTACGCGCTTACCGTTTTCGTCATAATATACCTCTTTGCATTTTATGGCCTGTTTGGTAGTGATAATCCTGTCCAGCGTTGCCTGATACAGCGATGCGGCAACCTCCATGTCGGCTGCCTTTTTACCGCGAAGTACAGCCTGGTTAAAGTCGGTATGCTGTTTTTTCCAGTTGGCTAAGGTGCTTTTGCAAATACCAAAAAATGAGGCAAGGTCTTTATCGGTAGCGCCCAACAGGCAAAGTTTGTGTGCCTGAGCAGGAAAGTTGTTATTGTAAAGTGTTTTGGGTTTCTTGGTTGAAGCTTTGGCTTCGGGCATGGTGTTGGGTTTGAGGAAATATTTTTTAGATGTGAGATAATAGATTGTCATGGCCTTGATAACACACCCCCGCCCCTCTCAAGAGGGGAGCCACTCGAGCTCTTAAAAAGACTAATAATTTCAGGTAAGAGCAAACAGTTCCCCTTCGGAGAGTTGATAATGATGTGTTTTTGTATTTACACTTTGTGTAGAAGGGTCTGAGTATGCAGTTCCCCTCTGGAGAGGGGTTAGGGGTGTGTCTTTTTATTAAAAAGTATTACATTTGAATATCAATACACCTTACCTTGAGAAAAATAATTCCTTATAACCCTAACCTAAAAGAGTTAGCGCGTCAGCTCCGTAATAAGAGCACCAAATCTGAAATTATACTCTGGCAAAAGCTTAAGCGAAAGCAAATGTATGGTTATGATTTTCATAGGCAGAAGCCTGTAGATAATTATATACTTGACTTTTTTTGTTATGAACTAATGCTGGGCATTGAGGTAGACGGTTATTCTCATGAGTTTGCCGAAGTTTATGAGAAGGATTTGGTTAAGGAAGCGAAAATGGCAGATTTTGGTATTTCCATTTTACGTTTTACAGATTATCAGGTTTTAAAGGATACCGAAAATGTAATAAGAGCTATTGAGCATTTTATATATGAGTTTGAGGGTAATGTATTATAACACACCCCCAACCCCTCTCCAGAGGGGAGCCCTCACTCACTTGAGTATAACATCAATCTAAAATCCAAGATTCAAAACTTAGAATAAGAAAACTGTAACACCCAAGCCCTTTCTGTAAGGTAGCCGTATGATATACTCAGCAGATTACGGCCGCATCCAGTTTTTTACGGATGGAAAGGGAGGATGTCCATTTTCAATTTCCTGGTTGGTGTAGGCTATACCCATCCATTGAAGTAGGGGCAGGCCTATATAGTTTTTTCCGGTAAACTGTTCTATGTACCACTGCGAACAGTTTTTGTATCCATCAGGATGGAATACAAATTCCGGCGGAATGTTAAGGTGTGTAAGTACCGCATACGACCAAAGTATGGCAGCTATCTCTTCGCCCATTTCGGGCCAGCCTTCCGGCATTTTATCTGTACCCATAAGCCTGCGCAGGTGTGGTTGCGCCACAGCTATATGGCCGGCTTCATGCAGTATGTCGCCGGGATATTTTAGTTTGTCAGGATCTACATAAATAACGTTTGGCCCCAGCTCGAGTCCCGGAAGGAAAGTTGTTGCTGTAAGGGGGCGTTCAGCTACCCCAATCCCAACGGACTCAAGAAAAGGCAGTATGTCCCTGTAGTATGAATATCTTGTTATATCCATGTAGCAAACCTACTGTTAAAGCTTTATTAAATAGTAGGGGTTTTTACCTGTTTTACTAAAACAGGTAATTTTACCTAGTGGTGTTTTTTGAGTTAAAACCACTAGCATGAAAAAAAAGGCAAACCAAACTTAATATTGCAATTATATTAAAAACAGTATATTAGCCCCTATGACACTTGTGCGATTTACCGTGATTACCTTTGCATTAGGCCTTGTTTTAGGGGTTGTAATGTTTTTACAAAGGGATAAGTTTTCTGCCATAGATGCCATTGCGGTTACTGCTTTGCTGTGTAATGTTTTTTTGCAGCGCAGGCTTATGAAGAAACTGAATAGGGTCCCTTTCTCCTGGGGATTTTACGGAATTAATATTTTGTATGTGATGTACTTTTTATGTACTACACATTACATTTCCTATAATCCGCCAAGCAGCTACATACGCCTTTTTGAAATTATGGGGTTACAGGGTCCGCAGGAACTGTGGGTAGTGTTTTTTGCCATAAGCTACTATGCCTTTTTTACCGCTGCTTTTATTGAGCTGGCTATAGTAACGCTGTTTTTAGCCAAGTACCGCGAAATTAAAGTTTCCTGATGAACTGATTTTTAGACTGTTATGTTTAGGTTAACAAAAACAGGTAAAAATATTAAGCTTCAATTTCGGTAATTACTTACCTATACTCTTTTAGGCTTATATATATTAGCCTTATGAATTTACTACGCTTTACAACAGTTACATTTGTTTTTTGCCTTGTACTGGCAGTTATAATGTTTTTCCAGTGGGGAAAGGTTTACATACTCGATGTTTTTGCCCTTTTTTGGCTGGGTTATAATATTGTTTTACAACAACGCTTTTTAAAAGAGCTTAGGCGTATACCTTGTGCCGCAGGTTTTTTTGTAATAAACGTTTTGTTTGTAGCCTACTTTTTAACGACTACCGAGAATATAACTACGCCTGTTTTTAAAAGTTATATCCGTATATTTGGAATAATGGGCAAGAGCATTCCGCACGATGCATGGCTAACCTTTTTAATAGCGAGTCTTTCGGCATTAATTTTAGCCGTAATGCTGGAACTGGTAGTTATGTTTTCGGGGTTTAAGGCTTTTCGCCAAAGAAACTCATTTTAAAAAGCAGATGTTCTTTTGTCTTGAAACAAAAGAACCAAAAGTTCAGGGCTCTGACTCCTTAAGCTAAAAATTATTTCCCTCGGCTTTCATTCTGCTGTTATAACGCTAAGTATTCCTCTCTTCAGGGATATTGAGGTGTCATTGCGAGGCACGAAGCAATCTGAAATCAAATCATCAGATAACCGAATAAACAAACAATCACATAAACATAAAAAAAAGCTATTTTAGTGGTTTAAACCACACTTTATGAAAAACCTGCTTTTACTTTTATTGGTTGTTGTTGCCGGATGTAAATCGCATTCCAATTCGTACATTGATAGTTATGGATTTGCATTAGAAAAATCTAAAATAAGAATGCCTAACGGCGATATTTTTCGGGTTATTGATAATCCTAAATGGGACAGTAAATATGCCGGTAAGAGTGTAATTATTAGAGGAAGTTACAGGACTATTCGTTTTGTAGGTGAGCCGGGACACTTAACTCAGTATTATGCTAAAAAAGTTACTGTTATAGATGAGTGTGCTGATATAGAAAAAATTATGATTGATCCTGAGTTTACCAAGTATTTTAAGTTAGATATCCATTTTAAAAAGGAAATTATAGAGGTTAATTATCCTGATAAAAATTTTTCTCACGATTTAGACTGCAGGTTTAAATTGCCTTCTGGTAGGTTTATTATGTTTAAGAAAGTTGAAGGTGATTTTGAAGGTAATCCAAAGGGCGAGATCATGAATCAGCAGTTATATGTATCAAGAACAGAGGATAACAGCTATCATTTTTTTATGTCCGAAACAAATTTAGCTCTAACTGCCAGAGTAGCTAAAGGTAAGGCTATTATAACATCTTATGGAGTTTATTAATTACCAGGATAATCGAATAAACAAATAACCAAATCATCAAACTGACAAATTACTATGCTCCAAAAACCTTATTAACAAAGGGTGTTGAAATATTTAATTGTTAAATGTTGAAGTGTTTTGTTAACCTAAAGTTAAATTTACTATATTAGCCGTAACTAACTTAAACTGAGGTGCTATGAACTTTAGATCGCTTATTGAGGTACTTTATGATATTGTTCGTTTTGAGATTAAAGAACACCGTAATATCAGATTATAGTCCTTAAACCATTTTTCGAAAAATCTTACTACCGTTAATTTATGTGTTTGATTATTAAGTAATAACCAGGCACATGAGTTAACTTTTTTTGTTTTGGGAGGGCTTAATTCACTTAAAGTTATTTGAGATTTCTCCCTACATTTCATTACGGTTCGAAATGACAAATAGAACTTAATTATATTGTTGTTGTTGTTGTTGTTGTCATTTCGATACGTAGCGTAGCGGAGTGAGAAATCTCAGATTTTATCGTTTAAAAATTTCCAATCAGGGTTAAACCCAGATATGAGTTTATCTTTTTTCTCCCGTCTCCATTTTTTGATTTCTTTTTCTCTGGCGATCGCTATATCAGCATCTGTAAAATGTTCCCAGTACAATAAGTAAGAGCATTTATATTTGGCAGTGAAGGCTTTACTATGTGCTTCGGGATTTTGGTGATAATATAATCGCTCATTAAGATTATTCGTAACCCCAATGTATAGAACAGTTTTTATTTTGTTTGTTAGTATATAAACGTAGTAATTATGAGTTCCTAAAGTTTTATGCATTTGTAAGGTGTTAGGGAACAAACATAATAAAATGAGATTTATGATTTATAGATTTGTGAGATTTCTCCTTACACTTCGTTCCAGTTCGAAATGACAGAATTGATATATAGTTAGTTGAGATTTCTCCTTTCGTCGAAATGACAGTTAGAGCTTAATTATACTGCTGTGTCATTGCGAGGTACGAAGCAATCTTGTTTGCTACGCTCGCAAAGACAAAAAAAAGAAAAAAACAATATGTCAAAGAACGGTTGTCAGTTGGATGTTTATACATCACTCAAACTGACTATTGAAGTTAGATTGCTTCGCTACGTTGCACTTCGCTCGCAATGACCACGCTGTGGCGTGGCAGGCACCTCAAGAGAGGAACTAGTAACTGCATCCTAAAACTGATTACTGCATTTTGATTACTACATTTTGATCACTGCTTACTAATACCTGCTGCTTCCTGTAAAAATCCTTTTTATGTTTTTAGAATAGTTAAACTCGGCGTGGCTTTTAGTGTCACAGTGAGTGCGTTGCGACTGCTGTTCGGCGAGCTGGCAGCGTTCTTCAAAATATTCACGGAAAAACGACAGCACCTTGGGTATGGTAAGGCTTTCGTAAAATTCGCCATAAGTGCCGCTTATTATCTTTTTAAACAAAAAGGTAAGGTCGCTGATTTTAAGGGAGTAATAGGTTTCGTTAATTTCTATGGCACACAGCTCAATCTGATCTTCGGTCATGGGCTTGTTAAGGTTAAGGATGTCGTTTAGGTACACCAGCCAACCCATGGTAAGCCCTATGGCAAAGTCTTTGGTTTTTTCGCGTTGCAGTGTGCCCAGTGTAGGGGCGGGGGCATTTAGTGCTTTATCTATGGTGGTAAGTTTGCCGCTGTGGCGCATGCAGTTAACCGGACTGTAGACGCTGAGCAATTTTTCGCTTGAAGTCGTCGCTATACTTAACTTTCGACTTTCCGGCAGGTGGTTTTCCCGCATTGCCTTGTGGTTTCAGTTCAAATAGTCCTTTCCAGCCTTTGCCCATGCTTTGGTGCAGTATGGCTATGGCAGTGGTTTGCTGTCCCTGTGCCAGGGAGTTTAGTTCGGCCAGTGCGGCCTGTTCGCTTTCGGGGCTATGGTAATTTTGGCGGTGTTCTTTGTGGCGGTAGTTTTTCCACAATTGCCATTGGGTGGCAAACTCGGCCGAAGTGTAGGGAAGTAGTACGGTTGGTTTTTCTCCCATACCCTCTTTTCCGTTATTGACATTTTTATTATCAATGTCAATATCATTGTCATTGTCAATGTCAGTGTTTTGCAACACTTTTGCAGGTGTTTTGCTGGTAGGGTTTGTATCTTTTTGGTCTTTACTATATCGCTTTTTAGCAGCTTCAGACCTTGTTTTAGAAGTCGTGTTTTCCTTTTCAAGACGTCTGGATTTAAACTCATAACCATCTGCTAACGATTGTATTCCGCAAATTTGATTAATATCCAGTTCGGCAATTATTTCCTGTACTTTTTGAGGTGAGCACTTCCATAAAATCTGTAACCCTTTTGCAGATGTTTTGTAAACGGGTTCTTTACCTGAAAGGTGCATTTTAAACACAATTTTCATCCAGGCCATTTCCGCTTCCAGCGATAAAACATTGCAATCACGCTCCCAATCACCAATATAAAGCTGAATATGGGGCAGGTTTTTTTTGCTCATTACGTGCAAAAATTAGCATCAAATATTTTTTGCAGATGTTTTGCAGATGTTCTAGACTCTTACAACATTGTCAATTATTACGTTGTTGTATACACCTTTAGATCCGCTAATGTGAAATTCAAGGTCGGCAACATCGCCCGGAAGCATGTCGTTAAGCAGTTCGATTTTTGTACCTACAGCCGATGGGTAAAACAATTTACCATCTTCCTGTTCAAACTGCATTTGTTTAATGGCTGTTCCTTTTTTTGTGGTTTTTGTATCGCCTACAGCTACTACGATACCTCTTATTTTGTATTGCATGGTTGTGGGTTTTAAGATTTAATAATTTAAATATTTAACGATTAATGGTGACCCTTTGCGGGGTAGGTGTTTTTTAATTTTAAACGTTCAGCAATTCAATCTTATAAAAATGAAATTAACCATTTATGCTTTAACGATTTCTCAAGTAAATGTTAAAAGTTGGTTAGAAAAGTTTATTTGATAATTTGTTGATTTGGTCATGTGAATCCGAATAACCAAATAACCGTATTACCGCTTGGCGTTCATCATACACAGCCTGTTTGCCACGTGGTTAAAATCGAGCGTACCTACCTCTTTTTTGGTGAGGTTTACATACACTACCGTTGGGGCAAGGTTTGCCAGGGCATGAAAAAAGTCGGCGGCATTGTTGTTGTCTTCCAGTTCGGTAAGGTCAATTTTGTTTTCGTTGTCTTCCTTAAAAAGGTTTTCCAGTTGGTCTAATATCTTATTAGTGTATTCTTCCTGTTTAGTTTTCATGTTTTAATTTTTTAGTTGATTAGTGAAAAGGCATAAAAGGTTTATAAAATGTTTGTAACTTTTTGATACTCAATGATAAGATTGGTCTGTAAAATTGTATTTTTACAATAAGCTTATAATTAAGTTATAGGCTTTGATACTTGCATAACTTAATTTTTATGCCAAAAGAAAAGGCAAACTGGGGAATAGACCTCAAAATTTCTGAAAAAAGCCTTACCAATATTGTTGTTTTTTTGGTATTGGTTTTTCTTTTGATTTATCGTGAAGAGCTTCTGATATTATTCTTTCGCGATTTAGTCAAGAAAATTAAATAACTGTAAAAGTTTTTAGCTCCTTTTGGGGCTTTTTTTATGAGCTCTAATTCCCCAATATTGTTTACCTGATTACTTGCATTACATTTTGTGCAACAAAGTTGTTGTACTGTATGCCACTGTTTTTAGATATCTTTCCTTCCAGCATTACGCTAACCTGTATTTCGTCGTTTTCTTTCAGTCCGTGAAGGTCATCCATTTTGCGTCCGCGAAACTCCACAAAGGCCCTTTGGCGATGATCGGGGATAATGGTTACTACTTTTTTTTCGTGTCCAGCTGTGTTGCGGTACTCAATGCTTTCAATGTTTCCTGTAATTGTCATGGGATTTAGATTTTAAAGATTTAATGATTGAAGAATTGTGGGTTTGGTTATTTGCCGATTTGTGTATTTGAATGAGAAATCGAATAACCGAATAATCAAATAATCGAATTACCCCGCAAGGGCATACTGCTCGCTGGCGGCTTTTTCAAATTTTAGGGAAGATTCCAGCTGATTAAGCAGGATAATTTTTTGGGAATGGTATCCCTTTAACTGAGAAGTAAGTTGAGTGATATCGGCAGTGCGCTGGTCTTCCAGTTTAAATACCGAATAATAAGGGAGGTTTTGCAGTGAATCTATTTCCTGTTCGCATTCGCAGATAAGGCGGTTAAGAGATTCGAGTTGGCTGATAAGGTTTTTCATGGTGTGGCATTTTTTTAGTTGATTAGTGGATTTGGTTATTTGTTGATTTGTATGCGGAATCAAATAACCGAATAACCGCATTGTCGAACAGACTTACTCTGTTATACTAAACCTGTTGTCGCTGTTAAAGTGTAGTATTGCACTTTTTTCTAGCGGGCAGGGGGCGTACTTTGTGTAGCGAACATTTTGGTTCAGTGCTTTTTGTGCCTGCTGCTGTATAGCGAGCTTTGTGTAAAGCTCCCGTAAATGGATGCTTAAAGTGTTTCTGTTCTCTACAATATAGGTGTAGTTTTCAATATCCTGTTGTGCTTCATACGAACTTAAATAATGGTTATAGGCTTTCTTAATTTCACTTAATTCCACAATTTCATGTGTAATATTGTTGTTTATGTGCATTTAATGTGTATCTTTGCTCAAACATCGAGTACAAAATTAAGTGTAATATTCCACATTTACAAATTCAAAAGTGTAAAAAATCACTTTTAACATTCAAAAGTTATTAACAGCTAGGATAAAGTATTGAGTATGGACGCAGTAGAGATAAAACAAAAACGCGAGGAGCTTGGGCTAACCCAAAAAGAGCTTGCCGACCTGGTAGGTGCCAGCCGCGAAACGATTATTAATTATGAGAAAGGAAAACCCATACCCAAGTCTAAAATAGAGATCCTTAACAAGGTGCTTTACGGCAACACTGCTTACACTACTATAGTAAGGAGCAGCGAAGTGGTTAAGCTGCCTGTTGATTTTGAAAACAAAAACGGCAACAAGTTTATTGAGCTGCCTAACGGACAGTTTTATATGCTTATGCCGCTTGCCGACTTTAATGTGCAGGCGGGTTTGCTGAGCAATTATCAGGATGCCGACTTCCTTATGGATTTGAGTCAGCACGGTATATTGGTAGATAAGCCGGTGCAGGGCCGTTATGTGGCCTTTAAGGTAAACGGCGACAGTATGGACGACGGCAGCAGCAACGCCATTAGCCGAAACAGTATAGTTAGCACCCGCGAGCTGCAGCGCCAGCACTGGGTAAACAAGCTGCGTTATCGCGATTTTCCGTACTGGGTTATTTACACTACCCAAAGCAAGATGCCGCTCCTTAAAGAGATTATTGAGCACAATACCGAAGAAGGCTATATTATGTGCCACTCCCTAAACGACAGCCCTGAGTTTACCGACTTTAAACTTCATGTAAACGATATTCAGGCTCTGTTTTATGTTATTGATGTAAACAGGAGTGTGAGTAAGAAAGTGGTTTATTAGTGTTCAGTAATCAATTTTCGCTCAAATAATTCAATCATATTATACAACACCTTACAATTAATGAAAAAGTTTATTTTACTTACGTTTATAGCCTCTCTTTTACAGGGCTGTGCTTTTGATGCTCCGGAAATTCATCAACATATTACAGGCAGGTTTTATCTTTATCAGATGCTTGGAAATGATGAAATTGTAAGCCTTGTTCAGCAGGATGGAGAATACACCTATCGTTATTTGATTGAATATTGTGAGGTGGTGATTTTTGACAGGAAGAATAAGGTTATTTATGCAAAAGAAGCCGAGAAGTATGAGCCGTATCATGTTTATGAACTAGATGGCTTAGGGAAATATGATTATTTTAAGGAAAAAAAGGTAACCGAAAAAGAATTTAATAAGCTTCTGGCCAATTGTAAAGACTGTATAAAAGTCTATAAATTGGGGCAGGGAAGAATTAAAGATGATATAGAGTAAGCCGTATCTTTTGTAAGTATAATAAACGATTGATTAATGGATAATGAATGAATTCAGAAAAATACTGGAACAGATAATGTCTGAAATCAACAGTTCAAACAGATTAGAAAAAATGGATGAACTGATTGTCGTTATGTATGATTTTAATAAAAGTTTAAGCCGGGATGAGATTATAAAAGTGGTATATGAATATATAGCTGATAATGAAGATGGTTTAACGTTTTATCAGGATGAAACAATGGTAGATATAACAAACAGGCTTGGTGGGTTTTGTTCACGATTTAACTATATCTATCTTGAATAGGCTTATATTTTAGAGATGTCTCCCTGCAGTCGACATGACAGCAACCATGTCATTCCGATACGGAATGTAATGTAGTGAGGAATCTCAATCTCGACTTCAAACACCAACCTCAAAACTTCGTATGAAAAATTTTACTATTTTCATGTACAATTTTGTAACTTCTCTTACAGATATTATAATTTATTTTGCGGCATGTTCACGATAAGTTAATAATAGTATTTGCCATGAGTTTTGATTACGGGAAGTTTGAAAAAG
Proteins encoded:
- a CDS encoding phage terminase large subunit; the protein is MKLLIKQEHAIFYLKDTITEEVLYGGAAGGGKSALGCLWLMEMCLTHPGTRWLMGRSKLKTLRETTLNTFFELAAQLRLGSQFTYKSADHIILWKNGSEIILKDLFLYPSDPNFDSLGSLEITGAFIDECSQVAYPAWQIVKSRIRYKLNEYKLIPKMLGSCNPAKNWAYKEFYKPARDNALPPYRRFIQSLPTDNPHLHPSYLKSLLRLDKNSRERLYYGNWEYDDDPATLIDHDSIADYFNPIHLKPEGAKFLTIDVARKGKDKTILRVWHGWVCIAREEIAKSGLDVVVGRARILQSKYGIAPTNTIADEDGVGGGVVDFLKCKGFVNNSSPLEVRENNVYVKPNYDNLKSQCSIKMAEMIVNRQAGEVCDNHHVQQIVTEEMEQVKLKDIDRDGKQGIIPKERVKELIGRSPDEWDSIMMRYWFALRKDYRARVRIAP
- a CDS encoding endonuclease domain-containing protein; amino-acid sequence: MRKIIPYNPNLKELARQLRNKSTKSEIILWQKLKRKQMYGYDFHRQKPVDNYILDFFCYELMLGIEVDGYSHEFAEVYEKDLVKEAKMADFGISILRFTDYQVLKDTENVIRAIEHFIYEFEGNVL
- a CDS encoding GIY-YIG nuclease family protein, with the translated sequence MHKTLGTHNYYVYILTNKIKTVLYIGVTNNLNERLYYHQNPEAHSKAFTAKYKCSYLLYWEHFTDADIAIAREKEIKKWRREKKDKLISGFNPDWKFLNDKI
- a CDS encoding helix-turn-helix transcriptional regulator, with amino-acid sequence MDAVEIKQKREELGLTQKELADLVGASRETIINYEKGKPIPKSKIEILNKVLYGNTAYTTIVRSSEVVKLPVDFENKNGNKFIELPNGQFYMLMPLADFNVQAGLLSNYQDADFLMDLSQHGILVDKPVQGRYVAFKVNGDSMDDGSSNAISRNSIVSTRELQRQHWVNKLRYRDFPYWVIYTTQSKMPLLKEIIEHNTEEGYIMCHSLNDSPEFTDFKLHVNDIQALFYVIDVNRSVSKKVVY